From one Diachasmimorpha longicaudata isolate KC_UGA_2023 chromosome 8, iyDiaLong2, whole genome shotgun sequence genomic stretch:
- the LOC135165537 gene encoding RNA polymerase II-associated protein 3 isoform X2 translates to MDIDKTIVIQKQVRENAETLHNEFLDLTNWEQQMKKVDMELKDVGPDSSQALPPIRRKKTSRSKSKNKDTSSKSKRIKSYDYLAWENFDVDKACEEIDKENESEDSGEETLSKEELEKNHEEANKHKVMGNAYVKQQKWDKAMACYGEAIKVFPYDAVFWANRALCHLKMDNLFSAESDCTSAIQRDEHYVKAYHRRATARIALKQYAEAIQDIKSLLSLEADNKEAKRMLAIAQKALDNSEPVLLKSTKTKDSKAQPEKPTITLKIVDVHKTKKSAEKFLNDNYLITEADNEENGNKVDRETPKHRDWLPNVGDDVEEIETIDKLPHQRSKKPVRPIHIVITEVPKPSMDSHECESEAKSPAKSPKEPPKGFSIQEMNLPPIPRTAVQFVLNWKANKSPEFRYHYLKQIPVESIPKLFQDSMEFDIFSEILKVLLTHFVPNKDSVFPYLNHLSEIKRFRTLTMFMSKKEKEDLEELLIYCRKTEDDLEAEIDALYSKYELWV, encoded by the exons ATGGACATAGACAAGACGATTGTCATTCAGAAGCAGGTGCGAGAGAATGCCGAGACTCTTCACAATGAATTTTTGGATTTAACAAATTGGGAGCAGCAGATGAAAAAAGTTGACATGGAACTCAAGGACGTTGGCCCTGATTCGAGTCAG GCATTACCCCCaataagaagaaaaaagaCATCAAGGTCCAAGTCCAAGAACAAAGACACCAGCAGCAAATCGAAGCGTATAAAATCGTATGATTACTTAGCGTGGGAGAATTTTGACGTG GACAAAGCGTGCGAAGAAATCGATAAGGAAAATGAGTCTGAGGACTCGGGGGAGGAGACGTTGAGTAAAGAGGAGCTTGAGAAAAATCATGAGGAGGCGAATAAGCACAAAGTCATGGGGAATGCCTATGTGAAGCAGCAGAAGTGGGATAAAGCGATGGCCTGCTATGGCGAAGCGATTAAAGTCTTCCCATACGACGCAGTTTTCTGGGCTAACCGAGCCCTTTGTCATCTAAAAATGGATAA TTTATTTTCAGCAGAGTCAGATTGCACATCAGCTATCCAACGAGATGAGCATTACGTCAAAGCTTATCATCGACGAGCAACAGCCAGAATAGCTCTGAAACAGTACGCAGAAGCTATTCAGGACATAAAGTCCCTTTTGAGTCTCGAGGCTGACAACAAAGAAGCTAAGAGAATGCTTGCCATTGCTCAAAAGGCACTCGACAATTCCGAG CCAGTACTTTTAAAGAGCACCAAAACGAAAGATTCAAAGGCTCAGCCTGAGAAACCAACGATTACTCTCAAGATTGTTGATGTACATAAGACAAAAAAGAGTGCTGAGAAATTTCTGAATGACAACTATTTGATAACTGAAGCGGACAATGAGGAAAATGGTAATAAGGTTGACAGAGAGACTCCCAAGCATAGAGATTGGCTGCCGAATGTTGGGGATGATGTTGAGGAGATTGAGACAATCGATAAATTGCCACATCAAAGATCGAAg AAACCTGTGAGACCAATTCATATAGTAATCACTGAAGTGCCTAAGCCATCCATGGACTCCCACGAATGTGAATCAGAGGCTAAATCTCCTGCGAAAAGTCCCAAAGAGCCACCAAAAGGGTTTTCAATACAAGAAATGAATCTACCCCCAATTCCTAGGACAGCAGTTCAATTTGTACTGAATTGGAAAGCAAATAAGTCACCTGAATTCCGCTATCACTACTTAAAG CAAATTCCCGTAGAATCAATTCCAAAACTTTTTCAAGATTCTATGGAGTTTGACATCTTCAGTGAGATTCTGAAGGTCCTCTTGACGCACTTTGTTCCTAACAAGGATTCAGTCTTTCCTTACCTCAATCATCTGTCCGAGATTAAGAGGTTCAGGACGTTGACGATGTTCATGTcgaaaaaagagaaagaag acTTGGAAGAACTGCTCATCTACTGTAGAAAAACAGAGGACGACTTAGAGGCTGAAATTGATGCTCTGTATTCCAAATACGAATTATGGGTATGA
- the LOC135165537 gene encoding RNA polymerase II-associated protein 3 isoform X1 has product MDIDKTIVIQKQVRENAETLHNEFLDLTNWEQQMKKVDMELKDVGPDSSQQALPPIRRKKTSRSKSKNKDTSSKSKRIKSYDYLAWENFDVDKACEEIDKENESEDSGEETLSKEELEKNHEEANKHKVMGNAYVKQQKWDKAMACYGEAIKVFPYDAVFWANRALCHLKMDNLFSAESDCTSAIQRDEHYVKAYHRRATARIALKQYAEAIQDIKSLLSLEADNKEAKRMLAIAQKALDNSEPVLLKSTKTKDSKAQPEKPTITLKIVDVHKTKKSAEKFLNDNYLITEADNEENGNKVDRETPKHRDWLPNVGDDVEEIETIDKLPHQRSKKPVRPIHIVITEVPKPSMDSHECESEAKSPAKSPKEPPKGFSIQEMNLPPIPRTAVQFVLNWKANKSPEFRYHYLKQIPVESIPKLFQDSMEFDIFSEILKVLLTHFVPNKDSVFPYLNHLSEIKRFRTLTMFMSKKEKEDLEELLIYCRKTEDDLEAEIDALYSKYELWV; this is encoded by the exons ATGGACATAGACAAGACGATTGTCATTCAGAAGCAGGTGCGAGAGAATGCCGAGACTCTTCACAATGAATTTTTGGATTTAACAAATTGGGAGCAGCAGATGAAAAAAGTTGACATGGAACTCAAGGACGTTGGCCCTGATTCGAGTCAG CAGGCATTACCCCCaataagaagaaaaaagaCATCAAGGTCCAAGTCCAAGAACAAAGACACCAGCAGCAAATCGAAGCGTATAAAATCGTATGATTACTTAGCGTGGGAGAATTTTGACGTG GACAAAGCGTGCGAAGAAATCGATAAGGAAAATGAGTCTGAGGACTCGGGGGAGGAGACGTTGAGTAAAGAGGAGCTTGAGAAAAATCATGAGGAGGCGAATAAGCACAAAGTCATGGGGAATGCCTATGTGAAGCAGCAGAAGTGGGATAAAGCGATGGCCTGCTATGGCGAAGCGATTAAAGTCTTCCCATACGACGCAGTTTTCTGGGCTAACCGAGCCCTTTGTCATCTAAAAATGGATAA TTTATTTTCAGCAGAGTCAGATTGCACATCAGCTATCCAACGAGATGAGCATTACGTCAAAGCTTATCATCGACGAGCAACAGCCAGAATAGCTCTGAAACAGTACGCAGAAGCTATTCAGGACATAAAGTCCCTTTTGAGTCTCGAGGCTGACAACAAAGAAGCTAAGAGAATGCTTGCCATTGCTCAAAAGGCACTCGACAATTCCGAG CCAGTACTTTTAAAGAGCACCAAAACGAAAGATTCAAAGGCTCAGCCTGAGAAACCAACGATTACTCTCAAGATTGTTGATGTACATAAGACAAAAAAGAGTGCTGAGAAATTTCTGAATGACAACTATTTGATAACTGAAGCGGACAATGAGGAAAATGGTAATAAGGTTGACAGAGAGACTCCCAAGCATAGAGATTGGCTGCCGAATGTTGGGGATGATGTTGAGGAGATTGAGACAATCGATAAATTGCCACATCAAAGATCGAAg AAACCTGTGAGACCAATTCATATAGTAATCACTGAAGTGCCTAAGCCATCCATGGACTCCCACGAATGTGAATCAGAGGCTAAATCTCCTGCGAAAAGTCCCAAAGAGCCACCAAAAGGGTTTTCAATACAAGAAATGAATCTACCCCCAATTCCTAGGACAGCAGTTCAATTTGTACTGAATTGGAAAGCAAATAAGTCACCTGAATTCCGCTATCACTACTTAAAG CAAATTCCCGTAGAATCAATTCCAAAACTTTTTCAAGATTCTATGGAGTTTGACATCTTCAGTGAGATTCTGAAGGTCCTCTTGACGCACTTTGTTCCTAACAAGGATTCAGTCTTTCCTTACCTCAATCATCTGTCCGAGATTAAGAGGTTCAGGACGTTGACGATGTTCATGTcgaaaaaagagaaagaag acTTGGAAGAACTGCTCATCTACTGTAGAAAAACAGAGGACGACTTAGAGGCTGAAATTGATGCTCTGTATTCCAAATACGAATTATGGGTATGA